The Paraburkholderia hospita DNA segment CGTTCTGATCGCGCGCACCAGAACTGGAACCCCTTACAGCATCGAGAGGATGACTTTGCTAACTGGTATGTTTTCGAAGCGTGTGGCGTGTGCAATGGCGCTTGCCATGACGCTCGGCGTGGGCGCGGCGAACGCCGCGCTGGCGCAGGAAGCGCGAATCGCCGCGGTGAATTCGGATCGCATCCTGCGTGAGTCGGCGGCGGCGAAAGCGGCGCAGACCAAGCTCGAAGCGGAGTTCGCGAAGCGCGACAAGGACCTGCAGGACATGGCGCAGCGTCTGAAGTCGCTGTCCGACTCGCTCGACAAGAACGGCGCGTCGCTGGCGCCGGCCGATCGCGCGCAGAAGCAGCGCGACTTGTCGCAGCTCGACACGGATTTCCAGCGCAAGCAGCGCGAATTCCGCGAAGACCTGAACCAGCGCCGCAATGAAGAACTGGCGGCCGTGCTCGACCGCGCGAACAAGGTCATCAAGCAGATCGCCGAGCAGCAACACTACGATCTGATCGTGCAGGAAGCCGTCTATGTCAGCCCGCGTATCGACATCACCGACCAGGTGCTGAAGGCGCTGGCGGCATCGGGCAATTGAAGCCGGGCCGGACGGCGCCCACGCCAGCCGTCCGGCGCACACCTTCCGGCGCGCGCGAGATCCGGGAAAAGCGCGCAAGTTAGGCAACTGAACAGCAGGAGCAGTACACGCATGGCATTCACGCTCGAGGAGATCGTCCAGCAGTTCGGCGGAGAGATCGTCGGCGATCGCGCGCACCGCGTCGGCAATCTGGCGCCGCTCGATCAGGCTGGCCCCGATCAACTGGCGTTTCTCGCCAACCCGAAGTATCTGGCGCAAGTCGAGTCGACGCGCGCGGGCGCGGTGCTGATCAACGCGGCGGATCTGGAGAAGGTCACGTCGCGCGACGGTCGTAATTTCATCGTCACGCCGAATCCCTACGCTTACTTCGCGCGCCTCGCGCAGGCCTTCATCGACATGGCCTCGCCGAAGGCGAAACCTGGCGTGCATCCGGGCGCAACCATCGACCCGTCCGCGCAGATCGCCGCGAGCGCCGTGATCGGCCCGAATGTGACGGTCGAAGCGGGCGTGTCGATCGGCGAAAACGTGCGTCTCGACGCGAACGTGTTCGTCGGGCGCGGTACGCAGATCGCGGCGGGCTCGCATCTATATCCGAACGTCGCCGTGTATCACGGCTGCAAGATCGGCGAGCGCGCCATCATCCACGCGGGCGCGGTGATCGGCTCGGATGGCTTTGGTTTTGCGCCGGACTTCGTCGGCGAAGGCGATGCGCGCACGGGCAGCTGGGTCAAGATTCCGCAGGTTGGCGGCGTGTCGATCGGACCGGACGTCGAAATCGGTGCAAATACCACGATCGACCGCGGCGCGATGGCCGATACTGTCATCGAAGAATGCGTGAAGATCGACAACCTCGTGCAGATCGCCCACAACTGCAAGATCGGCGCCTACACGGTGATCGCCGGCTGTGCGGGCATCGCGGGCAGCACGACGATCGGCCGTCACTGCATGATCGGCGGCGCGGTCGGCATTGCCGGCCACGTCACGCTGGCCGACTACGTAATCGTTACCGCACAGTCGGGTGTATCGAAGTCGCTTCTGAAGCCCGGCATGTACACGAGCGCATTCCCGGCCGTCGACCATGCCGACTGGAACAAGAGTGCCGCGTTGATGCGCAACCTCGACAAGTTGCGCGATCGCATCAAGGCGCTCGAAGCCGCAGTCGCCAGCGCCTCCGGAGACAAGGCGTAAGCATCTCGGGCACCATAGGCACGACCGGAAGGAAACGCCGGCGCGCGCGGCCCCCGGATCGCGCGCAGCCGGAACAGGAACGGGCGGCAGGGCGCGTCGTCATCATCCAGCCCCTTGCACCCAGCATTCGCAGTCATCATCGCGCAACCCTTGCGTGAGCAGAAACACCATGAGCACCGAAAAAATCAATCTCGACATTCACAAGATTCTCACGCTGCTGCCGCACCGCTATCCGATCCTGCTGGTCGATCGGGTGCTCGAACTCGAGCCGCACAAGAGCATCAAAGCGCTGAAGAATGTGTCGATCAACGAACCGTACTTCATGGGTCACTTCCCGAAGCGCCCGGTTATGCCTGGCGTGCTGATTCTGGAAGCGCTCGCGCAGACGGCAGCGCTCTTGACCTTCGCGGAAGAGCCGCACGATCCGAACAACACGCTGTACCTGTTCGTCGGCATCGACAATGCGCGCTTCAAGCGGGTCGTCGAGCCGGGCGACCAGCTGATCCTGAACGTCACGTTCGAGCGCCATATGCGCGGCATCTGGAAGTTCAAGGCGCGCGCGGAAGTGGACGGCCAGGTGGCTGCCGAAGCCGACCTGATGTGCGCGGTGCGCCAGACGGACAGCGAGTAATGCCAGCGGCCGGGCAGCCGTGAACGGTGTGTCCGGCAACGCGCGAGGCAGAACCATCGAAACCTTGAGCGGTCACAAAACGGGTTGCATCGTGACCGCTTCAACGCGTCGGATGACGCCGCAGCGTCATCGGCGCCATGTAACTGATACGCGGAAATACTAGCGAGGGCGCATGAGCAGGATTCATCCTACTGCGATCATCGAGTCGGGCGCACAGCTCGACGAATCGGTCGAAATCGGACCGTACGCCGTTGTCGGCGCGCACGTCACGATCGGCGCACGCACGACCGTCGGTTCGCACAGCGTGGTCGAAGGCCACACGACGATCGGCGAAGACAACCGGATCGGTCATTACGCATCGGTCGGCGGGCGTCCGCAGGACATGAAGTACCGGGACGAGCCGACGCAGCTCGTGATCGGCAATCGCAACACGATCCGCGAGTTCACCACGATCCACACGGGCACCGTGCAGGACAAGGGCACCACGACGCTCGGCGACGACAACTGGATCATGGCCTACGTGCATATTGGCCACGACTGCCAGATCGGCAGCAACGTGATCCTGTCGAGCAACGCGCAGATGGCGGGCCACGTGATCATCGGCGATCACGCGATCGTCGGCGGCATGTCGGGCGTGCACCAGTTCGTGCGGATCGGCGCGCATTCGATGCTGGGCGGCGCGTCGGCGCTCGTGCAGGATATTCCGCCGTTCGTGATCGCGGCGGGCAACAAGGCGGAGCCGCACGGCATCAACGTAGAAGGGCTGCGCCGCCGTGGCTTTTCGCCGGATGCGATTTCGGCGCTGCGCTCGGCCTACCGTCTGCTGTACAAGAACGGTCTGTCGCTCGAAGAGGCGAAAGTGCAGTTGCGCGAGCTCGCGACGGCGGGCGGCGACGGCGACGAGCCGGTACGCGCGCTCGTCGAGTTCGTCGAGCAGTCGCAGCGCGGCATCATCCGCTAACCGATGCCGTTGCCTACCAGTCCGCTACGGCTCGCAATGGTGGCCGGCGAGCCGTCGGGCGATCTGCTGGCGGCTTCGTTGCTGGACGGGCTCGCCGCCCGTCTGCCTGACACCACGCAGTACTTCGGTATTGGCGGCCCGCGCATGATCGCGAAGGGCTTCGACGCGCATTTTCCGATGGAAAAGCTGTCGGTGCGCGGCTATGTCGAAGCGCTGAAGCACATTCCCGAAATTCTCGGCATTCGCAACGAGCTGAAGCGCCAGCTGCTGGCCGAGCCGCCGTCCGCCTTTATCGGCGTCGATGCGCCCGACTTCAACTTCGGCCTCGAGCATCCGCTGCGCGACGCGGGTATTCCGACCATTCACTTCGTCTGCCCGTCGATCTGGGCGTGGCGCGGCGGCCGCATCAAGAAGATCGTCAAGGCCGTCGATCACATGCTGTGCGTGTTCCCGTTCGAAAAGGCGCTGCTCGAGAAATCGGGCGTGACGGCGACCTATGTCGGGCATCCGCTCGCTGACGAGATTCCGCTCGAACCGGACACGGCAGGCGCGCGCCGCGTGCTCGGCCTGCCCGAAAGCGGCCCGGTGATCGCCGTGCTGCCGGGCAGCCGGCGCTCGGAAATCTCGCTGATCGGCCCGACGTTCTTCGACGCAATGGAACTGATGTTGCAGCGCGAACCGGGCGTGCGTTTCGTGATGCCGGCAGCGACGCCGGCGCTGCGCGATCTGCTGAAGCCGCTCGTCGAAGCGCATCCGAAGCTGCCGCTGACGCTGACGGACGGCAACGCGCAGATCGCGATGACGGCCGCCGACGCGATTCTCGTGAAAAGCGGCACGGTCACGCTGGAAGCCGCGCTGCTGAAGAAACCGATGGTGATCTCGTACAAGGTGCCCTGGCTGACGGGACAGATCATGCGCCGGCAGGGTTATCTGCCGTACGTCGGCTTGCCGAATATTCTAGCGGGGCGTTTCGTCGTGCCGGAGATCCTGCAGCACTTCGCGACGCCTGAAGCGCTGGCGGACGCCACGCTGACCCAGTTGCGCGACGACGCAAACCGGCGCACGCTGACGGAAATTTTCACCGAGATGCATCACGTGCTCAAGCAGAACACCGCGCAGCGGGCTGCGGAAGCGGTCGTCGCCGTCATTGAAGCGCGCCGGGGGCGTCCATGACCCGCGCAACGGCCGTGGCTGCGTCGCGCCGCAAGGCATCGGCGAAGAAAACGGACCAGGGCGGCCTCGATTTTTCGTCGCCGGAAGACATCATTTGCGGCGTCGACGAAGCGGGGCGCGGTCCGCTGGCCGGGCCCGTGGTGGCTGCCGCCGTGATTTTCGATCCGTCGAAGCCGCGCATTCGCGGCCTTGACGATTCCAAGGCGCTGACGGCGAAAAAGCGCGACGAACTCTATGAGAAGATCATCGAGCGTTCGCTCGCGTATTGCGTCGCGTCGGCTTCCGTCGAGGAAATCGACGCGCTGAACATCCTGCACGCAACCATGCTCGCGATGAAGCGCGCAGTCGAAGGCCTGAAGGTCACGCCGACGCTGGCGAAGATCGACGGCAACCGCTGTCCGACGCTGAGCATCCGCAGCGAGGCGATCATTGGCGGTGACGCGCTCGTGCCGTGCATTTCGGCCGCGTCGATTCTCGCGAAAGTCACGCGCGACCGGATGCTGCTCGAACTGCATCAGATGTTCCCGGTATATGGCTTCGATGCGCACGCCGGCTACGGCACGCCGCAGCATCTGACGGCGTTGCGCGAGCATGGTCCGTGCGAGCATCACCGGCGCTCGTTCGCGCCCGTACGTGAGGCGCATTTGCGGCTCGGCACAGGCAACGGTTTGCCGAAAGGCGTGATAGTCGTGCCGCCCGCAGCCGCCGACGATGCATTCCTCGCCGACGACAGCGCGCCGTTCTGACGCCACGCAAAACACGATCAAGCGCCTGCGGGCGCTTTTCTTTTCACCGCTATTCTCTTCGTGCTGCCTGTGAAAGCCATCACCTCGCGGGACAATCCGCTCTACAAGCGTCTGAAGGCATTGGCCGGCTCGACGCATCAACAGCGCAAGAGCGGCCATGCGCTGCTCGAAGGGTTTCACCTCGCGAGCGCGTATCTCGACGTCGCTGGCCAGCCGGAAATGTGCGTCGTCACGGAAGGCGCGCTGCGCCACGATGAAGCGCAGGCGCTCGTCGCACGGATCGAGGAACGGCGCATCGTCACACTGCCCGATGCGCTGTTTGGACAACTGTCGAATGTCGTCAACGGCGTCGGCCTGTTGCTGCTCGTCGAGAAGCTCGACCTGCCGTTGCCCGAGCGCGTGATGCAGGGTTGCGTCGTGCTCGACGGCGTGCAGGATGCGGGCAATGTCGGTTCGATTCTGCGCAGCGCGGCGGCAGCGGGCATTGGTCATGTGTTCTGCGCGCCGGGCACCGCGTACGCGTGGTCGTCGAAGGTGCTGCGCTCAGGGATGGGTGCGCATTTTCTGCTGCAGATTCACGAGGACGTTGAGCCGCAGACGCTGATCGAACGGCTCGGCGTGCCAGTCGCGATCACGGACTCGCATGGCGCGCAGGCGATCTACGACACCGATCTGTCGGGGCCTGTCGCGTGGGTGTTCGGCAATGAAGGGGCGGGTGTCTCGCAGGCGTGGCGCGACGCAGTGACATACCGCGTGACGATTCCACAGCCGGGTGGGATGGAGTCGCTCAATGTCGCGGCGGCCGCCGCCGTGTGTCTTTTCGAGCAGTGCCGGCAGCAGCGCGCTGCCGGCTGAATTCACCGCATCGCCATCAATACGACGACCGGTCCAGCTTGATTTCCTGCAGGATCGTCGTCGCGATTTCCTCGATCGACTTGTGCGTCGACGAGAGCCACTTGACCCCTTCGCGCCGCATCATCGTCTCGGCTTCGTTGATCTCGTAGCGGCAGTTTTCGAGCGCCGCGTACTTGCTGCCGGGGCGCCGCTCGTTGCGGATTTCCGAAAGCCGTTGAGGATCGATCGACAAGCCGAACATCTTCGTGCGATGCGCGAGCAGCGGCGTCGGCAGCTTGCCGCGCTCGAAGTCTTCGGGGATCAGCGGATAGTTTGCCGCCTTCACGCCGTACTGCATCGCCAGATACAGGCTGGTTGGCGTCTTGCCGCTGCGCGACACGCCAACGAGGATCACGTCGGCTTCTTCCAGATTGCGATTGGACTGGCCGTCGTCATGCGCGAGCGAGAAGTTGATCGCCTCGATCCGGTTCTTGTACTCCTCGGTGTCGGCGTTCTGGTGGCCGCGGCCCATCGCGTGGCTCGACTTCAGCTCCAGTTCCTGTTCGAGCGGCTCGACGAAGGTCTGGAACATGTCCAGCACGAGCGCGTTCGAATCCTTCACGATCTGGTTCGACGCGCTGTTCACGAGCGTCGTGAAGACGATCGGGCGGCGGCCTTCGTGATGAGCGGCTTCGTTGATCTTTTCGAGCGTGGCGTAGGCTTTTTCCGTCGAATCGACGAAGGGCACGCGGACCAGACGGAACTTCTGGTCGAACTGGGAGAGGATCGAATGCGCGAAGGTTTCGGCAGTGATCCCGGTACCGTCGGAGACGATGAATACGGTTGGCGGCATCAGTGGGCAGGGAACATGAGCGTCAAAATCCGCTCGAATCAGACATTGCCGCGTGGCGCGCGCTGCCCGGTGGCTGGCCGGAAAACGGCAGCGGCGCAACACGATACGACACGCGGCGCAGCGTGCGCCCGGAACGGGTAAAAGGCTGACGCGTGGCCCGGATGACAGCCGCGGTTGTCACGCAAACCCCGGCGGCAAGCCGCGCGCGCCGTCCTGGGCGCATTTCTCGTCCGACTGTCACATTTTGAGAGTCGGCACGGTAGAATAGCGGCAACCTGTTGGATAAGCAATTGCAGCCAAATCGCGTGTAACTATCTGTTATCGCTCTTTGATTGCGTCGTGATTTGTTCGTAAGTTGCACGGCAACGCTGCAAGTTCGTTCAATCCTCCGCTTCGTCGGCCTTCGTGCCGGGCATAAAGCCTTCTGCGATTGTTTCTCCAACAGGTTGCGCAAGGCACGAGTCAACGCTCTCAATGAGCGCCTCGTGTTCGAGCCCACTTGCGCAATCGAGCATTTTTTTCCACTTAGGGGCTTGTATGACTAACGCAGTTAACGTTGCTAAGGATCAGGCGTATGTAGTTCCATTCGAGCAGTTGCGGATGACCGACGTGGAAATCGTCGGCGGCAAGAATGCTTCGCTCGGCGAGATGATCAGTCAGCTCGCCGAAGCCGGCGTGCGCGTCCCGACGGGTTTCGCCACGACGGCGCTCGCATTCCGCGACTTTCTGCATTACAACAACCTGACCGAACGCATCGCCCAACGTCTCGAGACGCTCGACGTCGACGACGTGAAGGCACTCGCCGCTGCGGGCAAGGAGATCCGTCAATGGATCGTCGACGCCCCGATGCAGGCGCGTCTCGAACAGGAAATCCGCGCAGGCTTCGACACGCTGCAAAAGAGCTCGCCTGAAGAACTGTCGTTCGCGGTGCGCTCGTCGGCCACGGCGGAAGACCTGCCGGACGCATCGTTTGCCGGTCAGCAGGAAAGCTACCTGAACGTGGTCGGCGTCGAAGACGTGCTCGATCGGATGAAGCACGTGTTCGCGTCGCTCTACAACGACCGCGCCATCTCCTATCGCGTCCACAAGGGCTTCACGCATGCTGAAGTGGCGTTGTCGGCGGGCGTGCAGCGCATGGTGCGCTCGGACGTCGGCGCAGCGGGCGTGATGTTCACCCTCGATACGGAATCGGGCTTCAAGGACGCAGTCTTCATCACCTCGAGCTATGGCCTCGGTGAAACCGTCGTGCAAGGCGCGGTGAATCCGGACGAGTTCTACGTCTTCAAGACCACGCTCGCGCAGAACAAATACCCGATCATCCGCCGTTCGATCGGCTCGAAGCTCATCAAGATGGAATTCACGAAGGCGGGCGAAGAAGGCCGCGTGAAGACCGTCGACGTGCCGCACGAGCAGCGCAACCGCTTCTCGATCACCGACGAAGACGTGATCGAACTGGCGAAGTACGCGGTCATCATCGAAAAGCACTACCAGCGTCCGATGGACATCGAGTGGGGCAAGGACGGCCGCG contains these protein-coding regions:
- a CDS encoding OmpH family outer membrane protein, whose translation is MALAMTLGVGAANAALAQEARIAAVNSDRILRESAAAKAAQTKLEAEFAKRDKDLQDMAQRLKSLSDSLDKNGASLAPADRAQKQRDLSQLDTDFQRKQREFREDLNQRRNEELAAVLDRANKVIKQIAEQQHYDLIVQEAVYVSPRIDITDQVLKALAASGN
- the lpxD gene encoding UDP-3-O-(3-hydroxymyristoyl)glucosamine N-acyltransferase translates to MAFTLEEIVQQFGGEIVGDRAHRVGNLAPLDQAGPDQLAFLANPKYLAQVESTRAGAVLINAADLEKVTSRDGRNFIVTPNPYAYFARLAQAFIDMASPKAKPGVHPGATIDPSAQIAASAVIGPNVTVEAGVSIGENVRLDANVFVGRGTQIAAGSHLYPNVAVYHGCKIGERAIIHAGAVIGSDGFGFAPDFVGEGDARTGSWVKIPQVGGVSIGPDVEIGANTTIDRGAMADTVIEECVKIDNLVQIAHNCKIGAYTVIAGCAGIAGSTTIGRHCMIGGAVGIAGHVTLADYVIVTAQSGVSKSLLKPGMYTSAFPAVDHADWNKSAALMRNLDKLRDRIKALEAAVASASGDKA
- the fabZ gene encoding 3-hydroxyacyl-ACP dehydratase FabZ, encoding MSTEKINLDIHKILTLLPHRYPILLVDRVLELEPHKSIKALKNVSINEPYFMGHFPKRPVMPGVLILEALAQTAALLTFAEEPHDPNNTLYLFVGIDNARFKRVVEPGDQLILNVTFERHMRGIWKFKARAEVDGQVAAEADLMCAVRQTDSE
- the lpxA gene encoding acyl-ACP--UDP-N-acetylglucosamine O-acyltransferase — encoded protein: MSRIHPTAIIESGAQLDESVEIGPYAVVGAHVTIGARTTVGSHSVVEGHTTIGEDNRIGHYASVGGRPQDMKYRDEPTQLVIGNRNTIREFTTIHTGTVQDKGTTTLGDDNWIMAYVHIGHDCQIGSNVILSSNAQMAGHVIIGDHAIVGGMSGVHQFVRIGAHSMLGGASALVQDIPPFVIAAGNKAEPHGINVEGLRRRGFSPDAISALRSAYRLLYKNGLSLEEAKVQLRELATAGGDGDEPVRALVEFVEQSQRGIIR
- the lpxB gene encoding lipid-A-disaccharide synthase, which gives rise to MPLPTSPLRLAMVAGEPSGDLLAASLLDGLAARLPDTTQYFGIGGPRMIAKGFDAHFPMEKLSVRGYVEALKHIPEILGIRNELKRQLLAEPPSAFIGVDAPDFNFGLEHPLRDAGIPTIHFVCPSIWAWRGGRIKKIVKAVDHMLCVFPFEKALLEKSGVTATYVGHPLADEIPLEPDTAGARRVLGLPESGPVIAVLPGSRRSEISLIGPTFFDAMELMLQREPGVRFVMPAATPALRDLLKPLVEAHPKLPLTLTDGNAQIAMTAADAILVKSGTVTLEAALLKKPMVISYKVPWLTGQIMRRQGYLPYVGLPNILAGRFVVPEILQHFATPEALADATLTQLRDDANRRTLTEIFTEMHHVLKQNTAQRAAEAVVAVIEARRGRP
- the rnhB gene encoding ribonuclease HII, encoding MTRATAVAASRRKASAKKTDQGGLDFSSPEDIICGVDEAGRGPLAGPVVAAAVIFDPSKPRIRGLDDSKALTAKKRDELYEKIIERSLAYCVASASVEEIDALNILHATMLAMKRAVEGLKVTPTLAKIDGNRCPTLSIRSEAIIGGDALVPCISAASILAKVTRDRMLLELHQMFPVYGFDAHAGYGTPQHLTALREHGPCEHHRRSFAPVREAHLRLGTGNGLPKGVIVVPPAAADDAFLADDSAPF
- a CDS encoding TrmH family RNA methyltransferase; the protein is MKAITSRDNPLYKRLKALAGSTHQQRKSGHALLEGFHLASAYLDVAGQPEMCVVTEGALRHDEAQALVARIEERRIVTLPDALFGQLSNVVNGVGLLLLVEKLDLPLPERVMQGCVVLDGVQDAGNVGSILRSAAAAGIGHVFCAPGTAYAWSSKVLRSGMGAHFLLQIHEDVEPQTLIERLGVPVAITDSHGAQAIYDTDLSGPVAWVFGNEGAGVSQAWRDAVTYRVTIPQPGGMESLNVAAAAAVCLFEQCRQQRAAG
- the ppsR gene encoding posphoenolpyruvate synthetase regulatory kinase/phosphorylase PpsR; this translates as MPPTVFIVSDGTGITAETFAHSILSQFDQKFRLVRVPFVDSTEKAYATLEKINEAAHHEGRRPIVFTTLVNSASNQIVKDSNALVLDMFQTFVEPLEQELELKSSHAMGRGHQNADTEEYKNRIEAINFSLAHDDGQSNRNLEEADVILVGVSRSGKTPTSLYLAMQYGVKAANYPLIPEDFERGKLPTPLLAHRTKMFGLSIDPQRLSEIRNERRPGSKYAALENCRYEINEAETMMRREGVKWLSSTHKSIEEIATTILQEIKLDRSSY